A region from the Kryptolebias marmoratus isolate JLee-2015 linkage group LG9, ASM164957v2, whole genome shotgun sequence genome encodes:
- the etf1a gene encoding eukaryotic peptide chain release factor subunit 1 encodes MADDPSAADRNVEIWKIKKLIKSLEAARGNGTSMISLIIPPKDQISRVAKMLADEFGTASNIKSRVNRLSVLGAITSVQQRLKLYNKVPPNGLVVYCGTIVTEEGKEKKVNIDFEPFKPINTSLYLCDNKFHTEALTALLSDDSKFGFIVIDGSGALFGTLQGNTREVLHKFTVDLPKKHGRGGQSALRFARLRMEKRHNYVRKVAETAVQLFVSNDKVNVAGMVLAGSADFKTELSQSDMFDPRLQAKVLKLVDISYGGENGFNQAIELSAEVLSNVKFIQEKKLIGRYFDEISQDTGKYCFGVEDTLKALEMGAVEILIVYENLDTMRYVLRVHGAESNGAENDEKILYLTPEQEKDKSHFTDKETGQEHELIESMPLLEWFANNYKKFGATLEIVTDKSQEGSQFVKGFGGIGGILRYRVDFQGMEYQGEDDEFFDLDDY; translated from the exons TAATGGCACCAGTATGATCTCACTGATCATCCCTCCAAAGGACCAGATATCCAGAGTAGCCAAGATGTTGGCTGATGAGTTTGGCACTGCTTCAAACATCAAGAGTCGAGTTAACAGGCTCTCTGTACTTGGGGCCATCACTTCTGTACAGCAAAGACTAAAACTCTACAACAAGG TGCCACCCAATGGCTTAGTTGTGTATTGTGGCACAATTGTGACAGAGGAAGGCAAAGAGAAGAAGGTCAATATTGACTTTGAGCCTTTTAAACCAATCAACACATCTTTGTACCTCTGTGACAACAAGTTCCACACTGAG GCATTGACAGCCCTGCTCTCTGACGACAGCAAATTTGGCTTTATTGTCATCGACGGTAGCGGGGCACTGTTTGGCACACTTCAAGGAAACACCAGGGAGGTGCTGCACAAGTTCACTGTGGACCTACCCAAGAAGCATG GCAGAGGAGGACAGTCTGCTCTGCGTTTTGCTCGTCTAAGAATGGAAAAGAGACACAACTATGTGAGAAAAGTCGCCGAGACCGCTGTCCAGCTCTTTGTGTCCAATGACAAAGTTAATGTGGCTGGAATGGTCCTGGCTGGCTCTGCTGATTTTAAGACGGAACTTAGCCAGTCCGACATGTTTGACCca AGGTTACAGGCCAAGGTTTTAAAGCTGGTTGACATCTCTTATGGAGGAGAAAACGGTTTCAACCAGGCTATCGAGCTCTCAGCAGAGGTTCTTTCAAACGTCAAGTTCATTCAGGAGAAGAAGCTCATAG GGCGGTACTTTGACGAGATCAGCCAAGACACGGGCAAGTACTGCTTTGGAGTGGAGGACACACTCAAAGCCCTAGAGATGGGAGCAGTGGAAATCCTCATAGTCTATGAGAACTTAGACACCATGCGTTATGTTCTACGTGTGCATGGGGCAGAGAGCAATGGAGCCGAGAATG atgagAAAATTTTGTACTTGACACCAGAGCAGGAGAAGGACAAGTCTCACTTCACAGACAAGGAG ACGGGGCAGGAGCATGAGCTGATTGAGAGCATGCCACTGCTGGAGTGGTTTGCgaacaattacaaaaaatttGGAGCCACTCTGGAAATTGTAACAGACAAAAGCCAGGAAGGGTCTCAGTTTGTCAAGGGCTTTGGAGGCATTGGGG GTATCTTGCGGTACAGGGTGGATTTCCAGGGCATGGAGTACCAAGGAGAGGACGATGAGTTCTTTGATTTGGATGACTACTAG